From a single Streptomyces sp. 1331.2 genomic region:
- a CDS encoding trypsin-like serine peptidase, with amino-acid sequence MAPRPARPARRLRTAALAVLLLAAGTACGGQQGGAPTAEVAGQSPARDRVGTLSLHTAQGPRACTASVVQSPRRNLLVTAAHCVQTRRIGLLDGLVFTPGYRNGATPYGTWPVQAVTIDPRWAAGDDPEYDVAFVTVGPVDGRQVEDAVGGNPIGTGQGFGLPVSVTGYPNESDEPITCAVRTRSQSPTQERFDCGGYTDGTSGSPWVTEKGAVVGVIGGYQEGGSTPGTSYSVTFDQRVADLYRKATT; translated from the coding sequence ATGGCCCCCCGCCCGGCACGGCCCGCGCGCAGGCTGCGAACGGCCGCGCTGGCCGTCCTGCTGCTCGCCGCCGGCACCGCGTGCGGCGGGCAGCAGGGCGGGGCGCCCACCGCCGAGGTCGCCGGGCAGAGCCCCGCCCGGGACCGGGTCGGCACCCTCTCCCTCCACACCGCGCAGGGCCCCCGGGCCTGCACCGCGAGCGTGGTGCAGAGCCCCCGGCGCAACCTGCTGGTCACCGCGGCGCACTGCGTGCAGACCCGCCGGATCGGCCTGCTGGACGGCCTGGTGTTCACCCCGGGCTACCGCAACGGGGCCACCCCGTACGGGACCTGGCCGGTGCAGGCGGTCACGATCGACCCGCGCTGGGCGGCCGGCGACGACCCCGAGTACGACGTGGCGTTCGTCACGGTCGGCCCGGTCGACGGCCGGCAGGTCGAGGACGCCGTCGGCGGCAACCCGATCGGCACCGGCCAGGGCTTCGGCCTGCCGGTCTCGGTGACCGGCTACCCGAACGAGAGCGACGAGCCGATCACCTGCGCCGTCCGCACCAGGTCGCAGAGCCCCACCCAGGAGCGCTTCGACTGCGGCGGCTACACCGACGGCACCAGCGGCAGCCCGTGGGTGACCGAGAAGGGCGCGGTGGTCGGCGTGATCGGCGGCTACCAGGAGGGCGGCAGCACCCCCGGCACCTCGTACAGCGTCACCTTCGACCAGCGGGTCGCCGACCTCTACCGCAAGGCCACCACCTGA
- a CDS encoding glutamate decarboxylase has protein sequence MALHKGAGDDRRLSIGPFAATADPLGAMRLAPPLHRLAEGPVAAETAYQLIHDELMLDGNAKLNLATFVTTSMETQATRLMTECLDKNMIDKDEYPQTAELERRCVAILADLWHAPDPDSAVGCSTTGSSEACMLAGMALKRRWTHRNAERYAAGARPNLVMGVNVQVCWEKFCNFWEIEARTAPMEGERFHLDAERAVALCDENTIGVVGILGSTFDGSYEPIAEICAALDAFQERTGIDVPVHVDGASGGMVAPFLDPGLVWDFRLPRVASINTSGHKYGLVYPGVGWALWRDRTALPEELVFKVNYLGGEMPTFALNFSRPGAEVIAQYYVLLRLGRDGFRAVQGACREVAGYLAGEIGKLDCFRLLTRGDEVPVFAFTTDGDVPFDVFDVSRRLRERGWQVPAYTFPANRQDLSVLRVVCRNGFSRDLADLLLADLQRLLPELRRQPVPLKELGVPARSGFHH, from the coding sequence ATGGCGCTGCACAAGGGGGCGGGCGACGACCGCCGGCTGAGCATCGGACCGTTCGCGGCCACCGCCGATCCGCTGGGCGCGATGAGGCTGGCCCCGCCGCTGCACCGGCTCGCCGAGGGCCCGGTGGCGGCCGAGACCGCCTACCAGCTGATCCACGACGAGCTGATGCTGGACGGCAACGCCAAGCTCAACCTCGCCACCTTCGTCACCACGTCGATGGAGACGCAGGCCACCCGGCTGATGACCGAGTGCCTCGACAAGAACATGATCGACAAGGACGAGTACCCGCAGACCGCCGAACTGGAGCGGCGCTGCGTGGCGATCCTCGCCGACCTCTGGCACGCCCCCGACCCGGACAGCGCGGTCGGCTGCTCCACCACCGGCTCCAGTGAGGCCTGCATGCTCGCCGGCATGGCGCTCAAGCGCCGCTGGACGCACCGCAACGCCGAACGCTACGCGGCCGGGGCCCGGCCCAACCTGGTGATGGGCGTCAACGTGCAGGTGTGCTGGGAGAAGTTCTGCAACTTCTGGGAGATCGAGGCGCGCACCGCGCCGATGGAGGGCGAGCGCTTCCACCTCGACGCCGAACGGGCGGTCGCCCTGTGCGACGAGAACACCATCGGCGTGGTCGGCATCCTCGGCTCCACCTTCGACGGTTCGTACGAGCCGATCGCGGAGATCTGCGCGGCCCTGGACGCGTTCCAGGAGCGCACCGGGATCGACGTCCCGGTGCACGTCGACGGCGCCTCCGGCGGCATGGTGGCACCCTTCCTCGACCCCGGGCTGGTCTGGGACTTCCGGCTCCCCCGGGTCGCCTCGATCAACACCTCCGGCCACAAGTACGGCCTGGTCTACCCGGGCGTCGGCTGGGCGCTGTGGCGCGACCGGACGGCACTGCCGGAGGAGCTGGTCTTCAAGGTCAACTACCTCGGCGGCGAGATGCCGACCTTCGCGCTCAACTTCTCCCGGCCCGGCGCGGAGGTCATCGCCCAGTACTACGTCCTGCTGCGGCTCGGCCGGGACGGCTTCCGGGCCGTCCAGGGCGCCTGCCGCGAGGTCGCCGGCTACCTGGCCGGGGAGATCGGGAAGCTGGACTGCTTCCGGCTGCTGACCCGCGGCGACGAGGTGCCGGTGTTCGCCTTCACCACCGACGGGGACGTCCCCTTCGACGTGTTCGACGTCTCCCGGCGGCTGCGCGAACGCGGCTGGCAGGTGCCCGCGTACACCTTCCCGGCCAACCGGCAGGACCTGTCGGTGCTCCGGGTGGTCTGCCGCAACGGCTTCTCCCGGGACCTCGCCGACCTGCTGCTGGCCGACCTCCAGCGGCTGCTGCCGGAGCTGCGGCGCCAGCCCGTCCCGCTCAAGGAGCTCGGGGTGCCGGCCCGGTCGGGCTTCCACCACTGA
- a CDS encoding trypsin-like serine peptidase, producing MTIRRAAATLAAGLAVLLPAVTGCTTSAGPGGGVPTVTSAPATASSGSSHGWNRQRFKGAAGRATGVTRTAKPTVLNGLVGAVFTRNADGDHFCTASVVDSAGLNLIVTAAHCVWDPKLGRRSDLVFVPGYRDGDTPSGVWPLLAVTVDDAWKDHADPDVDVAFAVVQAQNAQQVQQVLGANRLGVNQGYRLPVRVTGYPGSSDVPITCVNTTSQQSPTQLRIDCPDYTGGTSGSPWVTDFDPATRTGTVVGVIGGYQEGGNSPDTSYSSYFGDRVQALYDRATG from the coding sequence ATGACGATACGTAGGGCGGCGGCGACGTTGGCGGCCGGGCTGGCGGTGCTGCTGCCGGCCGTGACGGGCTGCACCACCTCGGCGGGGCCCGGCGGGGGCGTGCCGACGGTCACCTCGGCGCCGGCCACGGCCTCCTCGGGCAGCAGCCACGGCTGGAACAGGCAGCGGTTCAAGGGCGCCGCCGGCCGGGCCACCGGGGTCACCCGCACCGCCAAACCCACCGTCCTCAACGGCCTAGTCGGCGCGGTCTTCACCCGCAACGCCGACGGCGACCACTTCTGCACCGCCAGCGTGGTCGACAGCGCCGGGCTCAACCTCATCGTGACCGCCGCCCACTGCGTCTGGGACCCGAAACTCGGCCGGCGCAGCGACCTGGTCTTCGTCCCCGGCTACCGGGACGGCGACACCCCCAGCGGCGTCTGGCCGCTGCTGGCCGTCACCGTGGACGACGCCTGGAAGGACCACGCCGACCCGGACGTGGACGTCGCCTTCGCCGTCGTCCAGGCCCAGAACGCGCAACAGGTCCAGCAGGTGCTCGGCGCCAACCGACTGGGCGTCAACCAGGGCTACCGGCTCCCGGTGCGGGTCACCGGCTACCCGGGCAGCAGCGACGTCCCGATCACCTGCGTCAACACCACCTCCCAGCAGAGCCCCACCCAGCTGCGGATCGACTGCCCCGACTACACCGGCGGCACCAGCGGCAGCCCCTGGGTCACCGACTTCGACCCGGCGACCAGGACCGGCACCGTGGTCGGCGTGATCGGCGGCTACCAGGAGGGCGGCAACAGCCCGGACACCTCGTACAGCAGCTACTTCGGCGACCGCGTCCAGGCCCTCTACGACCGCGCCACCGGCTGA
- a CDS encoding helix-turn-helix domain-containing protein, whose translation MGSAWKQLPEELSEPARRLAEELRALKDAAGLSLSELATRTHYSRASWERWLNGKRVVTEQALEALIGAVDCDAPELRRLWRQAVEPTEREAPAAVAEAADTPAEPTAEEAPVEEPAVEEPAVEEPVTVAVEEPAGPARATWWRRPAALVALAAVLALLLVLVGLRISRHDEQASAADEPSPSPAVTTAAKPAPGAPACQAVGCAHKDPKTTGCGKDARTLQTQVVGKVVVYLRYSQTCRAAWAAITEGQPKDYATITDGNGDSETALIHYGYDNYSPMLSAADPAVTFQVCGYQPAGHDCTAVVSDLASVVASTPIPIGPASPPPGTGAGAAAATPDPTETPAAAPTETPTAAATDSPGPS comes from the coding sequence TTGGGTTCCGCCTGGAAGCAGCTGCCCGAGGAGCTGTCCGAGCCCGCCCGACGCCTGGCGGAGGAGCTCCGGGCCCTCAAGGACGCCGCCGGCCTGTCGCTGTCCGAGCTGGCCACGCGCACGCACTACAGCCGGGCCTCCTGGGAGCGCTGGCTGAACGGCAAGCGGGTGGTCACCGAGCAGGCGCTGGAGGCGCTGATCGGGGCGGTGGACTGCGACGCCCCTGAGCTGCGCCGGCTGTGGCGGCAGGCGGTGGAGCCGACCGAGCGGGAGGCTCCGGCTGCGGTGGCTGAGGCCGCCGACACACCCGCGGAGCCCACGGCGGAAGAGGCCCCGGTCGAGGAGCCGGCCGTCGAGGAGCCCGCCGTCGAGGAGCCGGTGACCGTGGCCGTCGAGGAGCCCGCCGGACCCGCCCGCGCGACCTGGTGGCGCCGCCCGGCGGCGCTGGTCGCGCTTGCGGCGGTACTGGCGCTGCTGCTGGTGCTGGTCGGGCTGCGGATCTCGCGGCACGACGAGCAGGCCTCGGCGGCCGACGAACCCTCCCCGAGCCCCGCCGTCACCACCGCGGCCAAGCCCGCCCCGGGCGCCCCGGCCTGCCAGGCCGTCGGCTGCGCGCACAAGGACCCCAAGACCACCGGCTGCGGCAAGGACGCCCGGACGCTGCAGACCCAGGTGGTCGGCAAGGTGGTCGTCTACCTCCGGTACAGCCAGACCTGCCGGGCCGCCTGGGCGGCGATCACCGAGGGCCAGCCGAAGGACTACGCGACGATCACCGACGGCAACGGTGACAGCGAGACGGCGCTGATCCACTACGGCTACGACAACTACTCGCCGATGCTGAGCGCGGCGGACCCGGCCGTCACCTTCCAGGTCTGCGGATACCAGCCGGCCGGGCACGACTGCACGGCGGTCGTCTCCGACCTGGCCTCGGTGGTGGCCTCCACCCCGATCCCGATCGGCCCCGCCTCGCCGCCGCCGGGCACGGGCGCCGGAGCGGCGGCGGCCACCCCTGATCCGACGGAGACCCCGGCGGCCGCACCGACGGAGACGCCGACGGCCGCCGCGACCGACTCGCCCGGGCCGTCCTAG
- a CDS encoding IS4 family transposase: protein MARVGQVKSPAGERLSDRIAIGVLTRAFPPGLVDEVIAETGRGEKRSRLLPARVVVYFVLAMCLFFGQGYEEVARVLGEGLGDGRRSWRVPTTAAIGRARRRLGPEPLRLLFARVCRPMAVPGTAGAWYRRWRLVAVDGTTLDLADTEANDAFFGRHVSGRGASAFPQARVVGLAECGTHAVFAAVTGPLSASEQSLSRQLFDRLREGMLLLADRGFYGFELWQHARATGADLLWRVRKSANLPVVRVLSDGSYLSTVHAEPDRRSRRNPVTVRVVEYTLASTGDGTVYRLITTLLDPEEAPAAELAALYVQRWEIETTLDEIKTHQRGPKLVLRSKYPWGVEQEVYGLLLVHHAIRQLMHQAALHEGVDPDRLSFTRSLRVVRRQVPAQAALSPRQTHQGAEPHPG, encoded by the coding sequence GTGGCGAGGGTGGGACAGGTCAAGTCGCCTGCGGGTGAGCGGTTGTCGGACCGGATCGCGATCGGGGTGTTGACCCGGGCGTTTCCGCCGGGTCTGGTGGATGAGGTGATCGCGGAGACCGGGCGGGGCGAGAAACGCAGCCGGTTGTTGCCGGCGCGGGTGGTCGTGTACTTCGTGCTGGCGATGTGCCTGTTCTTCGGGCAGGGCTATGAAGAGGTCGCCCGGGTGCTGGGCGAGGGGCTCGGGGACGGGCGGCGGTCGTGGCGGGTGCCCACGACCGCCGCGATCGGCCGGGCCCGTCGGCGGCTGGGTCCAGAGCCGTTGCGGTTGCTGTTCGCGCGGGTGTGTCGGCCGATGGCGGTGCCCGGGACAGCGGGGGCCTGGTACCGGCGCTGGCGCCTGGTCGCGGTGGACGGCACCACGCTGGACCTGGCGGACACCGAGGCCAACGACGCCTTCTTCGGCCGCCATGTGTCGGGACGCGGAGCGAGCGCGTTCCCGCAGGCCAGGGTGGTGGGGCTGGCCGAGTGCGGCACCCACGCGGTGTTCGCCGCCGTCACCGGTCCGCTGTCGGCGAGCGAGCAGTCCCTGTCCCGGCAGCTGTTCGACCGGCTTCGCGAGGGGATGCTGCTGCTGGCCGACCGGGGCTTCTACGGCTTCGAGCTGTGGCAGCACGCACGGGCCACCGGCGCGGACCTGCTGTGGCGCGTGCGCAAGAGCGCGAACCTGCCCGTCGTGCGCGTGCTCAGCGACGGCTCGTACCTCAGCACGGTGCACGCCGAACCGGACAGAAGGAGTCGCCGCAACCCGGTGACCGTCCGGGTCGTCGAATACACCCTCGCCTCCACCGGTGATGGCACCGTCTACCGCCTGATCACCACTCTCCTCGACCCCGAGGAGGCACCGGCCGCCGAGTTGGCCGCGCTCTACGTCCAGCGCTGGGAGATCGAGACCACCCTGGACGAGATCAAGACCCACCAGCGCGGACCCAAACTCGTCCTGCGCTCGAAGTACCCGTGGGGCGTCGAGCAGGAGGTCTACGGCCTCCTGCTCGTCCACCACGCCATCCGACAACTCATGCACCAAGCCGCCCTGCATGAGGGCGTGGACCCCGACCGCTTGTCCTTCACCCGCAGTCTGCGGGTCGTGCGCCGCCAGGTCCCCGCCCAGGCGGCGCTTTCCCCCCGGCAGACTCACCAGGGCGCTGAACCGCACCCTGGCTGA
- a CDS encoding GOLPH3/VPS74 family protein translates to MDQPATLPEKLYLLAYDPHRERVTATDRLDLVVRAAALAELLRRGLIREDGRHPAAVDGGPTDGLDPLTAALLEQIRQERRHSWQSWIGRRRGPTARAARVVRDGLAAAGRIRIEQRRVLGLFPCDRVTLREPGLRKSLVASVGSALTGPFSRIDPADAALVALVDAAQLGTVLTWRRRREFRARIDKLAPAAGPVPRALRRAVNAKRSDGSAGG, encoded by the coding sequence ATGGACCAGCCCGCCACCCTCCCCGAGAAGCTGTACCTGCTCGCCTACGACCCGCACCGCGAGCGAGTCACCGCCACCGACCGGCTCGACCTGGTGGTCCGCGCGGCGGCGCTCGCCGAACTCCTGCGGCGCGGACTGATCCGCGAGGACGGCCGCCACCCGGCCGCCGTCGACGGTGGCCCGACCGACGGCCTCGACCCGCTCACCGCCGCGCTGCTGGAACAGATCCGGCAGGAGCGGCGGCACAGCTGGCAGAGCTGGATCGGCCGCAGGCGCGGCCCGACGGCCCGCGCCGCCCGCGTGGTCCGGGACGGCCTGGCGGCGGCCGGCCGGATCCGGATCGAGCAGCGCCGGGTGCTCGGACTGTTCCCGTGCGACCGGGTCACCCTGCGGGAGCCCGGGCTGCGCAAGTCGCTGGTGGCTTCGGTCGGTTCGGCGCTGACCGGCCCGTTCAGCCGGATCGACCCGGCGGATGCCGCCCTGGTCGCCCTGGTCGACGCGGCCCAGCTGGGGACGGTCCTGACCTGGCGCCGACGGCGCGAGTTCCGCGCCCGGATCGACAAGCTGGCCCCGGCCGCCGGCCCCGTCCCGCGGGCGCTGCGCCGGGCCGTCAACGCCAAGCGCTCCGACGGCTCGGCCGGGGGCTGA
- a CDS encoding SPFH domain-containing protein, with protein MATPRHAVTDGSALDLPVPGITERIITGAAGLPVLFGSLFGLAAGVGSVISGAVQLAGGNKGVGTTLVILGPVLLLTSLLLLCGLTVVSPGEARVVQLLGRYRGTIRAEGLTWLNPFTSRRRISTRIRNHETETTKVNDADGNPIEMAAVVVWQVEDTAMAVFEVDDYTDFVAIQTETAVRHIASSYPYDAHHEGQLSLRDGADEIARKLSAEIAERVASAGVRVVESRITRLAYAPEVAQVMLQRQQAGAVVAARRLIVEGAVGMVEEALDRLAERDVVELDEERKAAMVSNLLVVLCGDRGTQPVVNTGSLYQ; from the coding sequence ATGGCCACACCGCGTCACGCCGTCACGGACGGCTCTGCCCTGGACCTCCCGGTCCCCGGGATCACCGAACGGATCATCACCGGCGCTGCCGGGCTGCCCGTGCTGTTCGGTTCGCTGTTCGGCCTGGCCGCGGGGGTCGGGTCGGTCATCTCCGGCGCGGTCCAACTGGCGGGCGGGAACAAGGGGGTGGGCACCACCCTGGTGATCCTCGGGCCGGTGCTGCTGCTGACCTCGCTGCTGCTGCTCTGCGGGCTGACGGTGGTGTCGCCCGGTGAGGCCCGGGTCGTCCAGCTGCTCGGGCGCTACCGCGGCACCATCCGGGCCGAGGGCCTGACCTGGCTGAACCCGTTCACCAGCCGCCGCCGGATCTCCACCCGGATCCGCAACCACGAGACCGAGACCACCAAGGTCAACGACGCCGACGGCAACCCGATCGAGATGGCCGCCGTGGTGGTCTGGCAGGTCGAGGACACCGCGATGGCGGTCTTCGAGGTCGACGACTACACCGACTTCGTCGCCATCCAGACCGAGACGGCCGTCCGGCACATCGCCAGCAGCTACCCGTACGACGCCCACCACGAGGGCCAGTTGTCGCTGCGCGACGGCGCGGACGAGATCGCCCGCAAGCTCTCCGCCGAGATCGCCGAACGGGTCGCCTCGGCCGGCGTGCGGGTCGTCGAGTCCCGGATCACCAGGCTCGCCTACGCGCCGGAGGTCGCCCAGGTGATGCTCCAGCGCCAGCAGGCCGGGGCCGTGGTCGCGGCGCGCAGGCTGATCGTCGAGGGCGCCGTCGGTATGGTCGAGGAGGCGCTGGACCGCCTCGCCGAGCGCGACGTGGTGGAGCTGGACGAGGAGCGCAAGGCCGCCATGGTCAGCAACCTCCTGGTGGTGCTCTGCGGCGACCGCGGCACCCAGCCCGTCGTCAACACGGGCTCCCTCTACCAGTAA
- a CDS encoding pyridoxal-phosphate dependent enzyme, which translates to MLEPALLPTPLTDCTDEVFARAGVQLRLKRDDLLHPTVPGNKWRKLAPNLAAAVEQGHTRLLTFGGAYSTHLRAVAAAAGALGLESVGLVRGEELADRPRNWSLRAAEAAGMRLEFLTRAAYREATGRAGGDHGTDGDVQRRWGPCLVLPEGGSNALAAVGAAAIPAELPDLGERDVVCCPVGTGGTLAGIAAGLPPGARALGVAVLRGGEGYLEAEVARLHRAAYGREFGNWRIDHGHHGGGYGKVPAGLAGFAERFEHRHGVPLERRYVAKLLAALADLATAGAFPRGTRLTAVVTGVPDPHPATR; encoded by the coding sequence ATGCTCGAACCCGCCCTGCTGCCCACCCCGCTGACGGACTGCACCGACGAGGTGTTCGCCCGGGCCGGGGTGCAGCTGCGGCTGAAGCGGGACGACCTGCTGCACCCGACCGTCCCCGGCAACAAGTGGCGCAAGCTGGCGCCCAACCTGGCCGCCGCCGTCGAACAGGGCCACACCCGGCTGCTGACCTTCGGCGGGGCGTACTCGACCCACCTGCGGGCCGTCGCGGCCGCCGCCGGGGCGCTGGGGCTGGAGAGCGTCGGGCTGGTCCGCGGCGAGGAACTGGCCGACCGGCCGCGCAACTGGTCGCTGCGGGCCGCCGAGGCGGCCGGGATGCGGCTGGAGTTCCTGACCCGGGCCGCCTACCGGGAGGCCACCGGCCGGGCCGGCGGCGACCACGGTACGGACGGGGACGTGCAGCGCCGCTGGGGGCCCTGCCTGGTGCTCCCGGAGGGCGGCTCCAACGCCCTGGCCGCGGTCGGCGCGGCCGCGATCCCGGCGGAACTACCGGACCTGGGCGAGCGCGACGTGGTCTGCTGCCCGGTCGGCACCGGTGGCACCCTGGCCGGCATCGCGGCGGGCCTGCCGCCGGGCGCGCGGGCGCTCGGGGTGGCCGTGCTGCGCGGCGGCGAGGGGTACCTGGAGGCGGAGGTGGCCCGGCTCCACCGGGCTGCCTACGGGCGCGAGTTCGGCAACTGGCGGATCGACCACGGGCACCACGGCGGCGGCTACGGGAAGGTCCCGGCCGGGCTGGCCGGCTTCGCCGAGCGGTTCGAGCACCGCCACGGCGTCCCGCTGGAGCGCCGTTACGTCGCCAAGCTGCTCGCCGCGCTGGCCGACCTGGCGACGGCGGGCGCCTTCCCGCGCGGCACCCGCCTCACCGCCGTGGTCACCGGGGTGCCGGATCCCCACCCGGCCACCCGTTAG
- a CDS encoding FGGY family carbohydrate kinase: MAIVAGIDSSTSRTRIVACDADTGAVLRSGKAPHPVPEDQDLRPGEADPQVWLHSLGDAAAGGLLEGVRAIGVSAQQHGMIGLDAGGVLVRPAILWNDPRSSGAAAKLLDALGGPAAWTAAIGAVPAATYTIAKLRWLAEFEPANARRVAEVLLPHDWLVWQLLGHPKRRTTDRGDASGTGYWSPITGEYRQDLVELALGHELRLPDVLPPAEPAGHTPEGLLISAGTGDNMAAALGLGLGPGDAVVSLGSAGTIFAVHEQAVVDASGLVSSFADASGRHLPMVATLNAAQVLRSTAAMLGQDLDGLSDLALHSSPGAYGLVLLPYLDGERTPALPHAAGTLTGLRAEAMTPQHLARAAVEGMLCNIADALDVLRAQGVEVKRVFLLGTAGRLPAVRHIAPMLFGVPVVVPPPGAHAARGAARQAAWALAGTPEPPEWELPDAETVEPDGEQDLAIGSAVRMQYRAARDQIHPEAAG, encoded by the coding sequence ATGGCCATCGTCGCGGGGATAGACAGCTCGACCAGCCGTACCCGGATCGTCGCTTGCGACGCGGACACCGGCGCCGTCCTGCGCTCCGGCAAGGCCCCGCACCCCGTCCCCGAGGACCAGGACCTGCGCCCCGGCGAGGCCGACCCGCAGGTCTGGCTGCACTCGCTCGGCGACGCCGCGGCCGGCGGCCTGCTGGAGGGCGTCCGGGCGATCGGCGTCAGCGCCCAGCAGCACGGCATGATCGGCCTGGACGCGGGCGGGGTGCTCGTCCGCCCGGCGATCCTGTGGAACGACCCGCGCTCCAGCGGCGCCGCCGCCAAGCTGCTGGACGCCCTCGGCGGCCCGGCCGCCTGGACCGCGGCGATCGGCGCGGTGCCCGCCGCCACGTACACCATCGCCAAGCTGCGCTGGCTGGCCGAGTTCGAGCCGGCCAACGCCCGCCGGGTCGCCGAGGTGCTGCTGCCGCACGACTGGCTGGTCTGGCAGCTGCTCGGCCACCCCAAGCGCCGCACCACCGACCGCGGCGACGCCTCCGGCACCGGCTACTGGTCCCCGATCACCGGCGAGTACCGCCAGGACCTGGTCGAGCTGGCGCTCGGCCACGAACTCCGGCTGCCCGACGTCCTTCCCCCGGCCGAACCCGCCGGGCACACCCCCGAGGGCCTGCTGATCTCGGCCGGCACCGGCGACAACATGGCCGCCGCGCTGGGCCTGGGCCTCGGACCGGGCGACGCGGTGGTCTCGCTCGGCAGCGCCGGGACGATCTTCGCGGTGCACGAGCAGGCCGTGGTGGACGCCTCCGGCCTGGTCTCCTCCTTCGCCGACGCCAGCGGCCGCCACCTGCCGATGGTCGCCACCCTCAACGCCGCCCAGGTGCTGCGCTCCACCGCCGCGATGCTCGGCCAGGACCTGGACGGCCTCAGTGACCTCGCCCTGCACTCCTCCCCCGGCGCGTACGGGCTGGTCCTGCTGCCGTACCTGGACGGCGAGCGCACCCCCGCGCTGCCGCACGCGGCCGGCACCCTGACCGGCCTCCGGGCCGAGGCGATGACCCCTCAGCACCTGGCCCGGGCCGCCGTCGAGGGCATGCTGTGCAACATCGCGGACGCGCTGGACGTGCTGCGCGCCCAAGGCGTGGAGGTGAAGCGGGTGTTCCTGCTCGGCACGGCCGGGCGGCTGCCCGCCGTCCGGCACATCGCCCCGATGCTGTTCGGCGTCCCGGTCGTGGTGCCGCCGCCGGGCGCGCACGCCGCCCGCGGGGCCGCCCGGCAGGCCGCCTGGGCGCTGGCCGGCACCCCGGAGCCGCCCGAGTGGGAGCTGCCGGACGCCGAGACCGTCGAGCCCGACGGCGAGCAGGACCTGGCGATCGGCTCGGCGGTGCGCATGCAGTACCGGGCCGCCCGGGACCAGATCCACCCGGAGGCCGCGGGTTAG